Proteins encoded by one window of Aspergillus chevalieri M1 DNA, chromosome 6, nearly complete sequence:
- a CDS encoding M1 family metallopeptidase (COG:E,O;~EggNog:ENOG410PGKM;~InterPro:IPR014782,IPR033514,IPR042097,IPR024571, IPR034016,IPR001930;~MEROPS:MER0019759;~PFAM:PF17900,PF01433,PF11838;~go_function: GO:0008237 - metallopeptidase activity [Evidence IEA];~go_function: GO:0008270 - zinc ion binding [Evidence IEA];~go_process: GO:0006508 - proteolysis [Evidence IEA]), whose product MWRSRCIASARYAGVTTTEAIRCRPPTYRPLFPSIYSSFFSISPSGSPGHSTSFENYSRPRPSGISSFRSLKLHLPISRVRYCSAEAHAMAAKDREILPDVAKPLHYHVSLYDLQLGGSWGYNGTVKVDARITRPTQEIVLNSKDIEVQNVEILTHNGDKLAKASEITYNKKSERVSFKFPQEVTPSDIVLSINFKGTMNNAMAGFYRSKYKPVAETATDTPKEGDFYYMLSTQFESCDARRAIPCFDEPSLKATFDFEIEVPKGQTALSNMPVKSERVGSNPGLKFVTFERTPVMSTYLLAWAVGDFDYVEAMTQRKYKGKSIPVRVYTTKGLKEQARFALECAHRTVDYFSEVFEVEYPLPKADLLAVHEFAMGAMENWGLITYRTTAVLFDEGKSDTRYKNRIAYVVAHELAHQWFGNLVTMDWWNELWLNEGFATWVGWLAVDHFYPEWNIWSQFVAEGVQQAFQLDSLRASHPIEVPVKNALEVDQIFDHISYLKGSSVIRMLSEHLGRETFLRGVADYLRTHAYGNATTNDLWSALSNASKQDVNSFMVSENQTEILSSFQLIFPKDPWIRKIGFPVVTVAEEQGQVSIRQNRFLSTGDVKPEEDETTWWIPLGIKSDPSSTDVDSRALNSRVDTVEGINRDSFYKINKNLSGFYRTNYPADRLAKLGKSLDLLSTEDKIGLIGDAAALAVSGEGTTAALLALLNGFKGEQNYLVWSQISSSLSNLRSVFSQNEDAASGLKKFALEVTTPAAEKIGWDFKPDEDYLTVQLRKLLITVAGLAGHEGIVAEAKRRFELWATGQDKTAVHTNLRSAIFGIAISEGGRKEYDAVKDEYLKTDSVDGKEICLAALGRIKTADLVNDYLDFVFSDKVAIQDVHNGAVSLAANSKVRHLLWEYMKNNWSIVEARLSANNVVFERFVRMGLSKFADHQVGADITSFFQNKDTSAYNRALVIVSDSIRTNASYKERDEKAVLEWLQAH is encoded by the exons ATGTGGAGAAGCAGGTGTATCGCATCGGCCAGATACGCTGGCGTGACTACGACTGAAGCAATCCGGTGTCGTCCTCCGACCTATCGACCCCTCTTCCCCTCCATCTACTCCTCGTTCTTCTCCATTTCTCCCTCCGGATCTCCCGGCCATTCCACCTCCTTCGAGAATTACTCGCGACCTCGTCCTTCTGGCATATCTTCTTTTCGATCCCTTAAGCTTCATCTACCAATTTCACGCGTACGATACTGTTCCGCTGAAGCTCACGCAATGGCGGCAAAGGATAGAGAGATCCTTCCCGATGT GGCCAAACCCCTTCATTATCACGTCTCTCTGTATGACCTGCAGCTTGGTGGTTCATGGGGTTACAACGGCACTGTGAAGGTTGATGCGAGAATTACCCGCCCGACTCAAGAGATCGTCCTCAATTCGAAGGATATTGAAGTCCAGAATGTAGAGATTTTGACACATAATG GCGACAAGTTGGCAAAGGCGTCCGAGATAACGTACAACAAGAAGTCAGAACGAGTGTCATTCAAATTCCCGCAAGAAGTCACTCCCTCCGATATTGTCCTGTCCATTAACTTTAAGGGTACCATGAACAATGCTATGGCAGGGTTTTACCGTTCCAAGTACAAGCCTGTAGCAGAGACTGCTACAGACACTCCAAAGGAGGGAGACTTCTACTACATGTTAAGCACACAATTTGAATCGTGTGATGCGCGGAGAGCTATTCCCTGCTTTGACGAGCCGAGCTTGAAGGCAACATTTGACTTCGAGATCGAGGTGCCCAAAGGACAAACTGCACTGAGCAACATGCCTGTTAAGTCAGAGAGGGTTGGAAGCAATCCTGGGCTCAAATTCGTCACATTTGAGAGGACTCCAGTGATGAGCACTTAC cttcttgcatgGGCAGTCGGTGATTTTGACTATGTCGAAGCAATGACGCAGCGCAAATACAAGGGCAAGAGTATTCCCGTCCGTGTATATACCACGAAAGGCCTCAAAGAACAAGCTCGCTTCGCCTTGGAATGCGCTCATCGTACAGTTGACTATTTCTCAGAAGTCTTTGAAGTCGAGTACCCCCTACCCAAGGCAGACCTTCTTGCTGTCCACGAATTT GCTATGGGCGCCATGGAAAATTGGGGTCTCATCACATACCGCACGACTGCCGTATTATTCGATGAGGGCAAATCTGACACCCGGTATAAGAATCGCATTGCATACGTTGTCGCGCACG AACTGGCCCATCaatggtttggcaacctggTGACTATGGACTGGTGGAATGAGCTCTGGCTCAATGAGGGCTTCGCCACCTGGGTTGGCTGGCTTGCTGTCGACCACTTCTACCCTG AGTGGAACATATGGTCCCAGTTTGTC GCTGAAGGTGTTCAACAAGCGTTCCAACTAGACTCCTTGCGCGCATCTCATCCTATCGAGGTACCCGTTAAAAACGCTCTTGAAGTCGACCAGATTTTCGATCATATCAGTTACTTGAAGGGAAGTTCGGTGATTCGAATGCTCAGCGAACATCTTGGTCGCGAGACCTTCCTACGCGGAGTGGCCGACTATCTCAGAACCCATGCCTATG GAAACGCCACCACAAATGACCTTTGGTCCGCTCTTAGTAACGCCTCGAAGCAAGATGTCAACAGCTTCATGGTGAGTGAGAACCAGACAGAGATCCTTTCGAGCTTTCAACTCATATTCCCAAAGGACCCTTGGATCCGAAAAATCGGTTTCCCTGTTGTTACTGTGGCCGAAGAACAGGGACAAGTTAGCATCCGCCAGAACCGATTCCTGTCAACGGGTGATGTGAAGCCCGAGGAGGATGAAACAACCTGGTGGATTCCCCTGGGCATCAAGTCAGATCCAAGCTCCACAGACGTCGACTCTCGTGCCCTGAACTCAAGAGTTGACACCGTCGAGGGAATCAATCGAGACTCTTTTTACAAGATTAACAAAAACCTTTCAGGATTCTATCGAACAAATTACCCAGCCGATCGCCTGGCAAAACTTGGGAAGTCTCTTGATCTACTGAGTACCGAAGACAAAATCGGCTTGATTGGTGATGCTGCTGCCCTGGCCGTGTCTGGGGAAGGCACTACTGCTGCGCTGTTGGCATTGTTGAACGGCTTCAAAGGGGAGCAAAACTATCT TGTCTGGTCTCAAATATCCTCGTCCCTCTCAAATTTACGCTCCGTATTCTCTCAGAATGAAGACGCAGCGTCGGGCCTAAAGAAATTTGCTCTTGAAGTGACCACTCCCGCTGCTGAAAAAATTGGCTGGGATTTCAAACCTGATGAGGATTACCTCACTGTGCAGCTCCGGAAGCTCCTGATCACAGTAGCCGGCCTTGCGGGCCATGAAGG CATCGTTGCCGAGGCTAAACGTCGCTTCGAACTCTGGGCCACGGGGCAAGATAAAACTGCTGTGCACACTAATTTGCGATCGGCGATCTTTGGAATTGCGATCTCGGAAGGTGGTCGCAAGGAATATGATGCCGTCAAGGATGAATATCTTAAGACGGACTCTGTTGACGGCAAAGAGATTTGTCTGGCAGCGCTTGGGCGTATTAAAACTGCTGACCTCGTGAATGATTACTTAGACTTTGTCTTTTCGGACAAGGTAGCTATCCAAGATGTCCACAATGGTGCTGTCTCTCTGGCCGCGAATTCCAAAGTCCGACATCTCCTATGGGAGTATATGAAGAACAACTGGAGTATCGTCGAGGCCCGACTGTCCGCAAACAATGTGGTCTTTGAGCGGTTTGTGCGAATGGGCCTTTCCAAATTCGCGGACCACCAGGTTGGAGCAGATATCACCTCATTCTTCCAAAACAAGGATACCAGTGCCTACAATCGCGCACTCGTCATTGTTTCTGACAGCATTCGAACCAACGCTTCTTACAAGGAAAGGGATGAGAAAGCTGTTTTGGAATGGCTCCAGGCTCATtga
- the SSL1 gene encoding TFIIH/NER complex subunit SSL1 (BUSCO:EOG09262ILV;~COG:K;~EggNog:ENOG410PG5M;~InterPro:IPR013087,IPR036465,IPR012170,IPR004595, IPR013083,IPR002035,IPR007198;~PFAM:PF04056,PF07975,PF00092,PF13519;~go_component: GO:0000439 - transcription factor TFIIH core complex [Evidence IEA];~go_function: GO:0008270 - zinc ion binding [Evidence IEA];~go_process: GO:0006281 - DNA repair [Evidence IEA];~go_process: GO:0006289 - nucleotide-excision repair [Evidence IEA];~go_process: GO:0006351 - transcription, DNA-templated [Evidence IEA]), with product MADSDEEYIGDVTEDEDLQGSQSAAASRAKRRRKQRGGAEWEVSRTWETLVEGADGTISSTVEGLLEAGKRKRLLRDTTPLQRGIIRHLILVLDLSQSMAEKDLRPTRYLLTIRYAQEFVREFFEQNPISQLGLLGLRDGLAVRISDMSGNPTEHINAIQALRTQDPKGLPSLQNGLEMARGSLFHTPSHGTREILIIFGSLLSSDPGDIHQMISTLVNDRIRVGIVGLAAQVAICRELCAKTNGGDDTTYGVALNEQHFRELVMDVTTPPATYSQKQSASSLLMMGFPSRTVEASPSLCACHSKPSCGGYLCSRCSSKVCGLPAECPACGLTLILSTHLARSYHHLFPLKNWVEVPWQRASKSSACFACGITFPSVPPEDQWPVTENSAKGMSVSSRYECTVCINHFCIDCDLFAHEVVHNCPGCQSKQIPEKVEDSSSGHLANVDTMDTTG from the exons ATGGCCGATTCAGACGAAGAGTACATTGGAGATGTcacagaagacgaagattTGCAAGGATCGCAAAGTGCTGCCGCCTCTCGTGCAAAGCGGAGAAGAAAGCAGCGCGGGGGAGCAGAATGGGAAGTCTCTAGAACTTGGGAGACTCTAGTGGAGGGGGCAGATGGTACAATCAGCTCTACCGTCGAAGGGTTGCTGGAGGCTGGTAAAAGAAAGAG GCTACTCCGAGACACGACTCCTTTACAACGTGGTATTATTCGACATCTTATTCTGGTCCTGGATCTGTCACAATCTATGGCCGAGAAAGACTTACGACCGACACGATACCTCCTAACGATTCGATACGCACAAGAATTTGTGAGAGAATTCTTCGAACAGAACCCAATCTCCCAGCTCGGTTTGCTCGGCTTGAGGGATGGGCTTGCGGTCAGAATAAGTGATATGAGCGGTAATCCAACGGAACATATAAACGCGATCCAAGCCTTAAGGACGCAGGATCCAAAAGGTCTTCCCAGCTTGCAGAATGGGCTTGAGATGGCTCGAGGTTCCCTTTT CCACACTCCAAGCCACGGTACACGCGAAATCCTGATCATATTCGGCTCTCTCCTGTCCTCAGATCCCGGTGACATCCATCAGATGATATCTACTCTTGTTAATGACAGGATCCGAGTCGGGATCGTTGGTCTTGCTGCTCAGGTGGCCATTTGCCGTGAACTCTGTGCAAAAACCAATGGCGGCGATGATACTACGTACGGCGTGGCTCTCAACGAGCAGCATTTTCGTGAATTGGTAATGGACGTGACTACTCCACCAGCTACATACTCTCAGAAACAGTCCGCAAGTTCCCTTTTGATGATGGGTTTCCCATCTCGCACTGTCGAGGCGAGTCCTTCACTTTGCGCATGTCATTCTAAGCCCTCTTGCGGAGGGTACCTTTGCTCACGGTGCAGTAGCAAGGTTTGTGGTCTCCCTGCTGAATGCCCAGCGTGTGGCCTTACCTTAATTCTTtccacccatcttgctcgaTCTTATCATCACTTGTTTCCTTTAAAAAACTGGGTGGAGGTACCATGGCAACGTGCATCCAAGAGCTCTGCATGCTTCGCGTGTGGCATAACTTTCCCATCAGTGCCACCTGAGGACCAGTGGCCGGTTACTGAGAATAGCGCAAAAGGGATGAGTGTAAGCAGTCGCTATGAATGCACTGTATGCATAAATCACTTTTGCATTGACTGTGACCTTTTT